One Anaerolineae bacterium genomic window carries:
- a CDS encoding ISAs1 family transposase translates to MAGASLVEHFSELTDPRVERTRWHKLVDIVAITLCATICGADNWVDIALFGECKKEWFATWLELPNGIPSHDTFGRVFAALDPVEFGRCFMSWVQAVQEATEGQVVAIDGKSLRGSRDGVLGKSAICMVSAWAAGNRLVLGQVKVEDKCNEIAAIPELLRVLDLSGCIITIDAIGTQRAIVDQIVEGGAHYLLPVKDNQPGLREEIEDVFQTAMEFDFKDVPHSHARSVDKGHGRLETRECWAIQDKECLACLGQHAGWAGLKSLAMVRRQRRTWGQEGKVQEETLYYITSLEADAEKILKVSRTHWSIENGLHWVLDVAFDEDRCRARAGNGAQNLALMRHLALSLLKQDTTIKAGIKAKRKAAGWNEDYLLSLINQ, encoded by the coding sequence ATGGCTGGAGCGAGTCTGGTGGAGCACTTCTCGGAGCTGACCGATCCTCGGGTGGAGCGCACCCGCTGGCACAAGCTAGTGGATATCGTGGCCATCACCCTTTGTGCCACCATCTGCGGGGCCGACAACTGGGTGGATATCGCCCTTTTTGGGGAGTGCAAGAAGGAATGGTTTGCCACCTGGCTGGAGCTACCCAACGGCATCCCCTCCCACGACACCTTTGGGCGAGTGTTTGCTGCTTTGGACCCAGTGGAGTTTGGCCGCTGCTTCATGAGTTGGGTACAGGCGGTACAGGAGGCTACAGAGGGTCAGGTGGTGGCCATTGATGGCAAGAGCCTGCGAGGCTCAAGGGACGGTGTGCTGGGCAAGAGCGCCATTTGTATGGTCAGTGCCTGGGCGGCAGGAAACCGCCTGGTGTTGGGGCAGGTGAAGGTAGAGGACAAGTGCAATGAGATAGCAGCCATCCCTGAGCTGCTGCGGGTGCTGGACCTGTCGGGCTGCATCATTACTATAGATGCCATAGGGACCCAAAGGGCCATAGTGGACCAGATCGTGGAGGGCGGGGCTCACTACCTCCTGCCCGTCAAGGACAACCAGCCGGGGCTGCGAGAAGAGATCGAGGATGTGTTCCAGACAGCGATGGAGTTTGACTTCAAGGACGTGCCCCATAGCCATGCCAGGAGCGTGGATAAGGGCCATGGCCGCCTGGAGACACGGGAGTGCTGGGCCATCCAGGACAAAGAGTGCCTGGCCTGCCTGGGCCAACACGCAGGGTGGGCGGGGCTAAAGAGCCTGGCCATGGTGAGGCGGCAAAGGCGTACCTGGGGCCAAGAGGGTAAGGTGCAGGAGGAGACCCTCTACTACATCACCAGCCTGGAGGCCGATGCCGAAAAGATCCTCAAGGTCAGCCGCACCCACTGGAGCATCGAGAACGGCCTGCACTGGGTGCTGGATGTGGCCTTCGACGAGGACCGCTGCCGAGCCCGAGCCGGGAACGGGGCCCAGAACCTGGCCCTTATGCGCCACCTGGCCCTGAGCCTGCTCAAGCAAGACACCACCATCAAGGCCGGTATCAAGGCCAAGCGCAAGGCCGCTGGCTGGAATGAGGACTACTTACTTAGCCTCATAAACCAATAA
- a CDS encoding type II toxin-antitoxin system VapC family toxin, with protein MSDIVVDASVAVKWFVPEVHSDAARRLLQDGTDLLAPDLIWAEVGNVLWRKWRSGELAAEDACGILVSFRRMPLRMHAGESLYDVAWPVAYALGMTFYDSLYLALALKAGCTLVTADLRLCSAVRGSQWSNHCLWVEDVCQMGDL; from the coding sequence ATGAGCGACATCGTCGTTGACGCCAGCGTGGCCGTGAAGTGGTTCGTGCCGGAGGTGCACTCCGACGCAGCGCGCCGCCTGCTCCAGGATGGTACTGATTTGCTTGCCCCTGACTTGATCTGGGCAGAGGTGGGCAACGTTCTGTGGCGCAAGTGGCGGTCAGGTGAACTGGCGGCAGAAGATGCCTGTGGCATTCTGGTCAGCTTCCGCCGCATGCCGCTACGGATGCACGCTGGCGAGTCGCTGTACGATGTAGCATGGCCGGTGGCCTACGCTCTGGGGATGACATTCTACGACAGCCTGTACCTGGCGCTGGCGCTGAAAGCTGGCTGCACTCTCGTGACTGCTGACCTGCGGCTGTGCAGCGCCGTGCGCGGCAGCCAGTGGAGCAATCACTGTCTGTGGGTGGAGGACGTATGCCAGATGGGCGACTTGTGA
- the rplS gene encoding 50S ribosomal protein L19, with protein MTDFLSVVSPEVANKEIPDIRSGDTVRLQVRIVEGQRERLQPFQGTVIRMRNTGAGPVATVRRIASHGIGVERTFPLLSPRLASIEVLRPAKVRRKQLYFLRERVGKKARLR; from the coding sequence ATGACCGACTTCCTGTCGGTGGTATCGCCCGAAGTGGCGAATAAGGAGATTCCCGACATCCGCAGCGGCGACACGGTTCGTCTGCAGGTCAGGATAGTCGAAGGTCAGAGGGAAAGGTTACAGCCGTTCCAGGGAACTGTGATCCGCATGCGGAACACGGGAGCCGGCCCGGTGGCCACGGTGAGGCGTATCGCCAGCCATGGCATCGGCGTGGAGAGAACGTTCCCTCTGCTCTCGCCTCGGCTGGCGAGCATTGAGGTACTACGCCCGGCTAAGGTCCGCCGCAAGCAGCTCTACTTCCTGCGAGAGCGTGTTGGCAAGAAGGCCCGGCTTCGCTGA
- a CDS encoding ABC transporter ATP-binding protein has translation MPPINDDALLRATNISRAYGPHLALKPTDLELRPGQMVAVRGPNGSGKTTLLLCLAGLLRPGTGSVSVQGHDLYRDEPEARRALAFVPDVPVFYDELTAWEHLRFVCLAHGVEQGFEERARDLLWQLGLWEARDLFPRAYSRGMRQKLALALALIRPSQVLLMDEPTSGLDPESTELLCHILHDFAHDGGAVLLSSHDPGLPQRLPAATWTMREGSLVTQ, from the coding sequence GTGCCCCCGATCAACGACGATGCCCTCCTGCGGGCCACCAACATCAGCCGAGCCTACGGGCCTCACCTGGCCCTGAAGCCAACCGATCTGGAGCTTCGTCCCGGGCAGATGGTCGCGGTGCGCGGCCCCAACGGGTCCGGCAAGACCACTCTGCTGCTCTGCCTGGCGGGTCTGCTGCGCCCCGGCACTGGCAGCGTCTCGGTCCAGGGGCATGATCTGTATCGGGACGAGCCGGAGGCCCGTCGAGCCCTGGCCTTCGTGCCCGACGTGCCTGTCTTCTATGATGAACTGACCGCCTGGGAGCACCTCCGCTTTGTGTGTTTGGCCCACGGGGTGGAGCAGGGCTTCGAGGAGCGGGCTCGCGATCTGCTGTGGCAGCTTGGCCTGTGGGAAGCGAGGGACCTCTTTCCGCGGGCCTACTCCCGCGGCATGCGCCAGAAGCTGGCCCTAGCGCTGGCCCTCATCCGCCCCTCGCAGGTGCTGCTCATGGACGAACCCACCTCCGGGCTGGATCCAGAGAGCACGGAGCTCCTGTGCCACATTCTCCATGACTTCGCCCACGACGGCGGAGCCGTCCTGCTTAGCAGCCACGACCCGGGCCTGCCCCAACGGTTGCCCGCTGCCACCTGGACCATGCGGGAGGGGTCACTTGTCACCCAGTGA
- a CDS encoding ABC transporter substrate-binding protein yields MTPNRLDRRQFLQVAGIAAGAATLAACGTSPAPTEAPEPTAVPPEATQAPEPTAAPEATATPAATEAPVSRYQEAPSLAAKVAAGELPPVEERLPAEPDVVVPFQEVGQYCDDFHRTFTGPTDAYAYTMMLLESLTRWDNRTGAIEIVPNLATSWDVSPDGREYTFHLRRGVRWSDGEPFTADDIVFWYQDIMLNEELTPAVPSWMMVGGEPGVIEKVDDYTVTFRFSQPYGILLEFLCFVGDGIITPKHYLQQFHPTYADADELAAKVKEANFEQWYELFANRNNLGLNPDRPVVSPWKVTVAPPADRVICERNPYYWRVDTEGKQLPYFERMVVDLSQDGQVALMKAIAGEVDLQYRHMGFANYSLLRENEERGNYTVKEWIGGPFPCVYINQSVNDEAQRQIYQTTEFRHALSYALNREEMNDLFWFSLATPGNPVASPRDPYWAEGFGTTAIEYDPDRANQLLDEMGLDQRDGDGFRLRPDGQRLTMILESYPSEMGVPAIDIFTQVAMYWQQVGLDAQAREVERSLWSQRALGNEMDLPSYDIAKILWVIDPGWFVPYGSYCYWAPNYALWQRSGGTAGLEPTDEVKEIIEWYDALKTEPDPDRRIELGRQILQRHNEQIYIVGTCSIDILPTVVKNDLVNVLDQAVGENRLRHEAITWPFQVWRRQS; encoded by the coding sequence ATGACCCCGAACCGACTGGACCGAAGGCAGTTCCTGCAGGTGGCCGGCATAGCCGCCGGGGCGGCGACGCTCGCCGCTTGCGGCACCAGCCCTGCGCCGACGGAGGCCCCCGAACCCACCGCGGTTCCTCCTGAGGCAACTCAGGCGCCAGAGCCTACGGCAGCCCCCGAGGCGACGGCAACTCCTGCGGCCACCGAAGCGCCCGTCTCTCGCTACCAGGAAGCTCCCAGCCTCGCGGCGAAGGTGGCCGCGGGCGAGCTACCCCCGGTGGAGGAGCGGCTGCCGGCGGAGCCCGATGTAGTGGTGCCCTTCCAAGAGGTGGGCCAGTATTGCGATGACTTCCATCGAACCTTCACTGGCCCGACGGACGCTTACGCCTACACCATGATGCTGCTGGAGAGCTTGACCCGTTGGGACAACCGCACCGGGGCCATCGAGATCGTGCCCAACCTGGCGACTAGCTGGGACGTCAGCCCTGATGGGAGGGAGTACACTTTCCACCTCCGCCGGGGCGTGCGCTGGTCCGACGGCGAGCCCTTCACCGCCGATGACATCGTCTTCTGGTATCAGGACATCATGCTCAACGAGGAGCTCACCCCGGCAGTTCCATCCTGGATGATGGTGGGCGGGGAGCCGGGCGTAATCGAAAAGGTGGACGACTACACCGTGACCTTCAGGTTCAGCCAGCCTTACGGGATTCTACTCGAGTTTCTCTGTTTCGTGGGTGACGGCATCATCACCCCTAAGCACTACCTGCAGCAGTTCCATCCCACCTACGCCGACGCCGACGAGCTGGCCGCCAAGGTCAAAGAGGCCAACTTCGAGCAGTGGTATGAGCTGTTCGCCAACCGCAACAACCTGGGCCTGAATCCGGACCGACCGGTAGTCTCACCGTGGAAGGTCACGGTGGCCCCGCCGGCCGACCGCGTCATCTGCGAGCGGAACCCTTACTACTGGCGAGTGGATACCGAGGGCAAGCAGCTGCCCTACTTCGAGCGCATGGTGGTGGACCTTTCCCAGGATGGGCAGGTGGCGCTGATGAAGGCCATCGCCGGAGAGGTGGACCTGCAGTACCGACACATGGGGTTCGCCAACTACAGCCTGCTCCGGGAGAACGAAGAGCGGGGCAACTACACGGTGAAGGAGTGGATCGGCGGTCCTTTCCCCTGCGTGTACATCAACCAGAGCGTCAACGACGAAGCCCAGAGGCAGATCTACCAGACCACGGAGTTCAGGCATGCCCTCTCCTATGCCTTGAACCGGGAGGAGATGAACGATCTCTTCTGGTTCAGCTTGGCGACGCCAGGGAACCCCGTGGCCAGCCCCAGGGATCCCTACTGGGCCGAGGGCTTCGGCACCACTGCCATCGAATACGACCCGGACCGGGCCAACCAGTTGCTGGACGAGATGGGATTGGATCAGAGGGACGGTGACGGGTTCCGGCTGCGGCCAGACGGTCAGCGGCTCACCATGATCCTGGAGTCGTACCCCAGCGAGATGGGCGTGCCGGCCATAGACATCTTCACTCAAGTGGCCATGTACTGGCAGCAAGTGGGGCTGGATGCCCAGGCCAGGGAGGTGGAGCGGTCACTGTGGTCGCAGAGGGCGCTGGGCAATGAGATGGATCTGCCCTCGTACGATATAGCGAAGATCCTGTGGGTCATTGACCCAGGGTGGTTCGTTCCCTACGGCAGCTACTGCTACTGGGCGCCGAACTACGCCCTCTGGCAGCGCTCCGGTGGGACGGCAGGGCTGGAGCCGACGGACGAGGTCAAGGAGATCATCGAGTGGTACGATGCTCTCAAGACCGAGCCCGATCCCGATCGCAGGATCGAGCTGGGGCGTCAGATCCTGCAGCGGCACAATGAGCAGATCTACATCGTGGGCACTTGCTCCATTGACATCCTGCCCACGGTGGTGAAGAACGACCTCGTGAACGTCCTGGACCAGGCGGTGGGCGAGAACCGCCTGCGGCACGAGGCCATCACCTGGCCCTTCCAAGTGTGGCGGCGCCAGTCGTAG
- a CDS encoding ATPase: MAGPYVIGVDGGGTKTRAVLADAHGRAITWGDGGPSNPTRVPAEQMRASLHQAIAGALGSAGVPLSSVAAICLGMAGSMGSEEVIRAAVADLVQGRPVSVVSDVVVAFWAAIRGDFGVVIISGTGSCAYGVGPDGRTAYSGGWGYLLGDEGSGFDIGRRGIAAALRASDGRGRPTVLLERLLEYFEVDTAREVVAPIYRPASGTPQSQIAGFAPVVVAAAEAGDEVARRILHRAGRELALMGTAVASSLGLGEREFDLALSGSVFTAGALITEPLAGVVRAGMPGAQVYVSEKPPALGAARLALRALDKGSDSVG, encoded by the coding sequence ATGGCCGGGCCTTACGTTATCGGCGTAGACGGCGGGGGGACCAAGACCCGGGCGGTACTGGCCGACGCTCATGGGCGCGCCATCACCTGGGGAGACGGTGGGCCCTCCAACCCCACGCGCGTTCCAGCGGAACAGATGCGGGCCTCGCTCCACCAGGCGATCGCCGGGGCCCTGGGCTCGGCGGGTGTGCCCCTATCGTCGGTTGCCGCCATATGCCTGGGCATGGCCGGCAGCATGGGGAGCGAAGAGGTCATCCGGGCTGCCGTGGCGGACCTGGTGCAGGGGCGGCCGGTGTCGGTTGTCAGCGACGTGGTCGTTGCCTTCTGGGCGGCGATTCGGGGGGATTTCGGCGTGGTGATCATCTCCGGTACGGGCTCCTGCGCCTACGGCGTGGGGCCTGACGGTCGAACGGCGTACAGCGGGGGCTGGGGCTATCTGCTGGGTGACGAGGGCAGCGGCTTCGACATCGGGCGTCGTGGGATCGCGGCCGCGCTGAGAGCCTCTGACGGCCGCGGTCGGCCTACGGTCCTGCTGGAGCGGCTGTTGGAGTACTTCGAGGTCGACACGGCGCGGGAAGTGGTAGCCCCCATCTACCGGCCCGCCAGCGGGACACCTCAGAGCCAGATCGCCGGGTTCGCCCCTGTCGTTGTAGCCGCCGCCGAGGCCGGCGACGAAGTGGCGAGGCGCATCCTCCACAGGGCAGGGCGGGAGCTGGCGCTGATGGGGACGGCTGTGGCCAGCTCCCTTGGCTTGGGCGAGCGCGAGTTCGACCTGGCTCTGAGCGGTAGCGTATTCACGGCAGGTGCGCTTATCACGGAGCCGCTAGCCGGCGTGGTCAGGGCAGGGATGCCCGGCGCGCAAGTCTACGTCTCGGAGAAGCCGCCGGCGCTCGGTGCCGCCCGGCTGGCCTTGCGGGCCCTGGACAAAGGGAGCGACAGTGTCGGCTAA
- a CDS encoding amidohydrolase family protein — MVIDFHLHVGDFRMTGREDRVPMTWENQLARLDEEGIDKAVFLPVYNASPEGCPFPMIYQERCSVRDQVVDAGRYPDRIIPFGNMDPRWGPNRPDTDFGPILDWFQEHGCRGVGEITANVPFDDPRNVNMFRQLGERGMLVTIESAVFGPGHYGYQDDPGLPRLERLLQQAPDTVVIGHGPGFWANIAVVSTVEEMSGYPQGPVAREGAVARLLREYPNLYADTSAQSGWNALTRDPEHGIRFLEEFQDKILFGTDVCFADEQGRMPQLGWLKELRGEGRLSETAFEKIVSGNGLRLLGMG, encoded by the coding sequence ATGGTGATCGACTTCCACCTGCATGTAGGTGACTTCCGTATGACCGGGCGCGAGGACCGGGTGCCCATGACTTGGGAGAACCAGTTGGCTCGGCTGGATGAGGAGGGCATAGATAAAGCAGTATTCCTGCCCGTGTACAACGCCTCCCCGGAGGGCTGCCCCTTCCCCATGATCTACCAGGAGCGCTGTTCGGTGCGGGATCAGGTGGTGGACGCCGGTCGGTACCCCGATCGGATCATCCCCTTCGGCAACATGGACCCTCGCTGGGGGCCCAACCGTCCCGACACCGACTTCGGGCCCATTCTGGACTGGTTCCAGGAGCATGGGTGTAGGGGAGTGGGGGAGATCACGGCCAACGTTCCCTTTGACGATCCCCGCAACGTCAACATGTTTCGGCAGCTAGGGGAGCGGGGGATGCTGGTGACCATTGAGAGCGCCGTGTTTGGGCCGGGTCACTATGGCTATCAAGACGATCCGGGGCTGCCGCGGTTGGAGCGGTTGCTGCAGCAGGCTCCGGACACCGTGGTCATTGGGCATGGGCCGGGGTTTTGGGCCAACATCGCGGTGGTGAGCACGGTAGAGGAGATGAGCGGGTATCCTCAGGGGCCGGTGGCGCGGGAAGGGGCGGTGGCGCGGTTGTTGCGGGAGTACCCGAACCTGTACGCCGACACTTCGGCACAGAGTGGTTGGAACGCTCTGACGCGGGACCCTGAGCATGGGATTCGGTTCCTGGAGGAGTTCCAGGACAAGATCCTGTTCGGCACCGACGTATGCTTTGCCGATGAGCAGGGGAGGATGCCGCAGCTGGGCTGGCTCAAGGAGCTGAGGGGCGAGGGTCGTCTTAGCGAGACGGCTTTCGAGAAGATCGTCTCAGGTAACGGGCTGAGGCTTCTGGGCATGGGCTGA
- a CDS encoding carbohydrate ABC transporter permease, whose translation MASVSVAASRRTSWKATTLVGKAVLYLIIITGAVVIMFPFYWMVTTSLKPPDEVVTYPIKWAPSRLVWANYPRAITSLPVSVLVFLKNSIVLSTLVMVGTVISSAVVAYPFARLRFRGRRPLFFLILATMMIPGQVTMIPLFIIFSKLRWVNTFLPLIVPAYFGEAYYIFLLRQFFATIPREMDDAAKIDGCGPFGLFFRIIAPLARPALGVTAIFSFSGMWNAFMGPLIYLNKMEKFPLALGLRAFQAGPGSRAIRWESMMAVSVLMTVPVLVLFFIAQRSYIQGIVITGVKG comes from the coding sequence ATGGCCTCAGTCTCGGTTGCCGCCTCCAGGCGAACGTCCTGGAAGGCGACGACGCTGGTGGGCAAGGCGGTGCTCTACCTGATCATCATCACCGGCGCCGTGGTCATCATGTTTCCCTTCTACTGGATGGTGACCACCTCGCTGAAGCCGCCCGATGAGGTGGTGACCTATCCCATCAAGTGGGCACCGAGCCGTCTGGTATGGGCCAACTATCCGAGGGCCATCACTTCCCTGCCCGTGTCGGTGCTGGTCTTCCTCAAGAACTCCATTGTGCTCAGCACCCTGGTCATGGTGGGCACAGTGATAAGCAGCGCCGTGGTGGCCTATCCCTTCGCTCGGCTGCGGTTCCGTGGCCGCCGGCCGCTGTTCTTCCTCATCCTGGCTACCATGATGATACCGGGCCAGGTGACCATGATTCCCCTGTTCATCATATTCTCCAAGCTGCGCTGGGTGAACACCTTCCTGCCCCTGATAGTGCCCGCCTACTTCGGCGAGGCCTACTACATCTTCCTGCTGCGCCAGTTCTTTGCCACCATCCCCAGGGAAATGGACGATGCGGCCAAGATAGACGGCTGTGGCCCCTTCGGGCTCTTCTTCCGTATCATCGCCCCCCTGGCCCGGCCGGCCCTGGGAGTGACGGCCATTTTCTCCTTCAGCGGCATGTGGAACGCCTTCATGGGACCTCTAATCTACCTCAACAAGATGGAGAAGTTCCCCCTGGCCCTGGGGCTGCGGGCTTTCCAGGCGGGGCCCGGCTCGCGAGCCATACGGTGGGAGTCCATGATGGCCGTGTCGGTGCTCATGACGGTACCAGTGCTCGTCCTGTTCTTCATTGCCCAACGCTCGTACATCCAGGGCATCGTGATAACGGGGGTGAAGGGATAG
- a CDS encoding Arc family DNA-binding protein, which produces MTDLLVRGLDSDIVERLKERARRHGRSLQSEVKAILEAAASYTMSEARAVSDEWQRRLAGATYSDSAEAIRADRER; this is translated from the coding sequence ATGACCGACTTGCTGGTAAGGGGCCTGGACAGCGACATTGTTGAGCGTCTCAAGGAGCGCGCCCGGCGCCACGGGCGCTCTCTCCAGAGCGAGGTCAAGGCAATCCTTGAGGCGGCCGCCAGCTACACCATGAGCGAGGCGCGTGCGGTATCCGACGAATGGCAGCGTCGGCTGGCGGGCGCCACGTACAGCGACAGCGCCGAGGCCATACGCGCCGATCGGGAGCGATGA
- a CDS encoding ABC transporter substrate-binding protein yields MTTSRLKRRSFLRTAGVATASAAIAACGTSPAPTEAPSATAPAATPEPAATTAPTPTPAPASKYAEAPSLAAKVAAGELPPVEERLPKEPMIVEPYEEIGQYCGDLHRVLTGPADLTGHRVLVYESFARWDYHGEELKPIPDIVKGWDVSSDGRTYTFYMREGMKWSDGEPFTADDILFWYEDIALNKELSPSFPAWLVVGGEPVVIEKVDDYTVTFTFGVPYGILIEFMCFMGSGIIAPKHYLSQFHPTYADPDELATKIKDAGFEQWYELFANRNDTMNNPDCPVLWAWKVEQPFPGQRMTNVRNPYYYKVDTAGQQLPYFERVVIDLAENNEVIMMKTIAGEVDMQYRHMGFANYPLLTQNEENGNYTVRSWIGGPNPCVYVNQSWPDDPLREIFQTKEFRHALSYGLNREEMNDLFWYGMGYPYNPCATPRDPFWMEGFGTNAIEHDPDRANELLDSIGLDQRDDDGFRLRPDGERLQLLLECYPSEMGVPAIDIFNQVAMYWQQLGIDAQAREIERSLWSQRANANESMMPSYSIAKILWILDPGWFVPYGWCYWAPAYAQWALNPETGMEPPEEIKQIIDWYNQLKAEPDEQKRLELGRNILARHHENIYIIGTCAIDVQPMIVKNDIVNVPMSAPAEYRTYHEGLAWPFQVWRRES; encoded by the coding sequence ATGACTACCAGCCGCCTCAAGCGTCGGAGCTTCCTTCGGACAGCGGGAGTGGCCACCGCATCTGCCGCGATCGCCGCCTGTGGGACGAGCCCCGCTCCTACGGAGGCACCGTCCGCCACCGCCCCAGCGGCGACCCCGGAGCCGGCAGCCACCACCGCCCCAACGCCCACCCCAGCTCCGGCCTCCAAGTACGCCGAGGCCCCCAGCCTGGCAGCCAAAGTGGCGGCTGGCGAGCTGCCCCCGGTGGAGGAGCGCCTGCCCAAGGAGCCAATGATAGTCGAGCCCTACGAGGAGATCGGGCAGTATTGCGGCGACCTGCACCGCGTGCTCACCGGTCCCGCCGACCTCACCGGGCATCGTGTTCTGGTCTACGAGTCCTTCGCTCGGTGGGACTACCACGGAGAGGAGCTCAAGCCCATCCCCGACATCGTCAAGGGCTGGGACGTTAGCAGCGATGGTCGCACCTACACCTTCTACATGCGGGAAGGGATGAAGTGGTCGGACGGCGAGCCATTCACCGCCGACGATATCCTCTTCTGGTACGAGGACATTGCTCTCAACAAGGAGCTCTCGCCCAGCTTCCCCGCCTGGCTGGTAGTGGGTGGCGAGCCGGTGGTAATCGAGAAGGTGGACGACTACACCGTGACCTTCACCTTCGGCGTTCCCTACGGCATCCTCATCGAGTTCATGTGCTTCATGGGCTCGGGCATCATCGCTCCCAAGCACTACCTGTCCCAGTTCCACCCGACCTATGCCGACCCGGACGAGCTGGCCACCAAGATCAAGGATGCTGGCTTCGAGCAGTGGTACGAGCTGTTCGCCAACCGCAACGATACCATGAACAACCCCGATTGCCCGGTCTTGTGGGCCTGGAAGGTCGAGCAGCCGTTCCCCGGTCAGCGCATGACCAATGTGCGCAACCCTTACTACTACAAGGTAGACACTGCCGGACAGCAGCTGCCGTACTTCGAGAGGGTCGTGATTGATCTGGCCGAGAACAACGAAGTGATCATGATGAAGACCATCGCCGGGGAAGTGGACATGCAGTACCGGCACATGGGCTTCGCCAACTACCCGCTCCTCACCCAGAACGAGGAGAACGGCAACTATACGGTCCGCTCGTGGATCGGCGGGCCGAACCCCTGCGTCTACGTCAACCAGAGCTGGCCCGATGATCCGTTGCGTGAGATCTTCCAGACCAAGGAATTCCGTCACGCCCTGTCTTACGGGCTGAACCGGGAAGAAATGAACGACCTGTTCTGGTATGGCATGGGCTACCCGTACAACCCGTGCGCCACGCCTCGCGATCCCTTCTGGATGGAGGGTTTCGGCACCAACGCCATTGAGCATGACCCAGATCGGGCCAACGAGCTCCTGGACAGCATCGGACTGGACCAGCGCGACGATGACGGCTTCCGGCTGCGGCCAGATGGTGAACGCTTGCAGCTCCTGCTGGAGTGCTATCCCAGCGAGATGGGCGTGCCGGCCATAGACATCTTCAACCAGGTCGCGATGTATTGGCAGCAACTGGGCATAGACGCTCAGGCCCGCGAGATCGAGCGCTCTCTGTGGAGCCAGCGGGCCAATGCCAACGAGAGCATGATGCCTTCTTACAGCATCGCCAAGATCCTCTGGATCCTGGATCCCGGCTGGTTCGTCCCGTACGGCTGGTGCTACTGGGCCCCGGCCTACGCCCAGTGGGCCCTGAATCCCGAGACGGGGATGGAGCCACCCGAGGAGATCAAGCAGATCATTGACTGGTACAACCAGCTAAAGGCGGAACCGGACGAGCAGAAGCGTCTGGAGCTGGGGCGCAACATCCTGGCTCGGCACCACGAGAACATCTATATCATCGGGACTTGCGCCATCGACGTCCAACCGATGATCGTCAAGAACGACATCGTCAACGTGCCGATGTCGGCGCCGGCCGAGTATCGAACCTACCATGAAGGGCTAGCCTGGCCATTCCAGGTGTGGCGGCGCGAGTCCTAG
- a CDS encoding amidohydrolase family protein produces MTIDFHTHIGQLYGVYTIGQGQPITWDEILARLDAEGIDQAVMLPSGVSPEAVTFPSLVYCENMSIRDQFLGAARHRDRLIPFGNLDPRWLGNKPTADFRPLLEWFLEHGARGIGEITANIPADDPRTVNLFRQIGELQLPVLIHNVGFQPGTYGLQDDPGMPRLESLLQSAPDTIVVGHGQGFWAEIAAGVTPESKMGYPKEPIEAEGALCRLLRAYPNLYADISANSGYNALTRTPEFGVRFLNHFQNKLLFGTDHTFGRRDLHMPHLAYLKRLLAEGQLSQTAYDKITGLNALRILRPA; encoded by the coding sequence ATGACGATAGACTTCCACACTCACATTGGCCAGCTCTACGGGGTGTACACTATAGGCCAGGGCCAGCCCATCACCTGGGATGAGATACTGGCCCGGCTCGACGCTGAGGGGATAGACCAGGCGGTCATGCTGCCCAGCGGGGTGTCGCCCGAGGCGGTCACGTTCCCTTCCCTGGTCTACTGCGAGAACATGTCCATCCGGGACCAGTTCCTGGGCGCCGCCCGGCACCGGGACCGCCTAATCCCTTTCGGCAACCTCGACCCGCGCTGGTTGGGCAACAAGCCCACCGCCGACTTCCGTCCGCTGCTGGAATGGTTCCTCGAGCACGGCGCTCGCGGGATAGGCGAGATCACCGCCAACATTCCGGCCGACGACCCGCGCACCGTGAACCTCTTCCGCCAAATCGGCGAACTGCAGCTGCCGGTCCTCATCCACAACGTGGGTTTCCAGCCCGGCACCTATGGCCTGCAGGACGACCCGGGCATGCCCCGGCTGGAGAGCCTGCTCCAATCGGCGCCGGACACCATCGTCGTCGGCCACGGCCAGGGCTTCTGGGCCGAGATAGCCGCTGGGGTTACACCAGAGAGCAAGATGGGATACCCCAAGGAGCCCATCGAGGCCGAGGGGGCGCTCTGCCGCCTACTGCGCGCCTACCCTAACCTCTATGCGGACATCTCGGCCAACAGCGGCTACAACGCCCTGACCCGGACTCCCGAGTTCGGCGTCCGCTTCCTGAACCATTTCCAAAACAAGCTCCTCTTCGGCACTGACCACACCTTCGGCCGGCGGGACCTGCATATGCCCCATCTGGCCTACCTGAAACGGCTCCTGGCCGAGGGCCAGCTCAGCCAGACGGCCTACGACAAGATCACCGGCCTGAATGCGCTACGCATCCTGCGACCGGCCTGA